Proteins encoded within one genomic window of Paraburkholderia sp. HP33-1:
- a CDS encoding phosphatase PAP2 family protein, with protein sequence MNGFDSSIETYLSNLHFGHFATQSIQAIADLYSFKGLVLIPVLWWMWFQQDQRREWRREMVLATLLSGIVALFVGRLLTHWLPFRVRPIYSPELHLHFADGAIKDALLTSWSSFPSDHAMLWMAVATGIFLVSRGIGVLAILYTALFICLPRAYLGFHYPTDLLVGAAVGMVIAVVMTRDAIRVRYATPMLRWIERWPGPSAMLAFILCLELVTQFDELRKVASGVFKHL encoded by the coding sequence ATGAACGGCTTTGATTCGTCTATCGAAACATATCTGTCCAACCTTCACTTCGGTCATTTCGCGACCCAATCCATACAGGCCATCGCCGATCTGTACAGCTTCAAAGGTCTCGTACTCATTCCCGTGCTGTGGTGGATGTGGTTTCAGCAAGACCAACGCCGCGAATGGCGCAGAGAGATGGTTCTCGCGACGCTTCTCAGCGGCATCGTGGCGCTTTTTGTCGGCAGACTGCTGACTCACTGGTTGCCGTTCAGGGTACGCCCCATCTATAGCCCTGAATTGCATCTGCACTTTGCGGATGGCGCGATCAAGGACGCACTGCTGACAAGCTGGAGTTCCTTCCCGAGCGATCACGCGATGCTATGGATGGCGGTCGCCACCGGCATCTTCCTCGTGTCGCGCGGTATCGGTGTGCTGGCGATTCTCTATACCGCGCTGTTCATTTGCCTTCCGCGCGCCTATCTCGGCTTTCACTACCCAACCGATTTGCTGGTCGGTGCTGCCGTGGGAATGGTGATTGCCGTGGTCATGACGCGAGATGCGATCCGCGTGCGCTACGCGACTCCGATGCTGCGATGGATCGAACGCTGGCCGGGGCCGTCAGCGATGCTGGCCTTTATTCTGTGCCTCGAACTCGTCACGCAGTTCGACGAACTGCGCAAGGTGGCGAGCGGCGTGTTCAAACATCTCTGA
- a CDS encoding MFS transporter: MTRFDFYQEESDMSGGASEPIQAIDREDEKPWWRIFNRTHWMIFVVASMAWMIDCMDQQIFNLARDPAVEFLVNKELTNIYAPYTTSVFLVGWAIGGLILGSLGDRYGRAKMLLVAILMYAVCTGLSAFAKGFWDFSFYRFITGLGVGGVFGLAVALVSDSVPDRSRAPALGMLQSLSALGNISAGLIGIGVGFLAIRQALPANLQAWQILFLIGGIPALFLAPLLLRINEPQKWVDAKKEGELKGIKFGSYANLLGHPVWRKHAWLGLVACGAGIIGLWGIGNFHPRIVRSIVDAHLAASNLTPEAIAAEKTYWGSVGLFLQNIGGFLGMLVLSKLARVKGRRIALGLALLLSFLTTVMVFRFMREIDQMYWMLPVMGFGQYSVFGVYAIYLPELFPTSLRGTGTSFCYNFGRLLAATAPFTIGQVTRSLGGNIEAFRTSGIAVSFILLLGIIVLPFLPETKGKPLPKD; the protein is encoded by the coding sequence TTGACGCGCTTTGATTTTTATCAGGAGGAGAGCGATATGTCAGGTGGTGCATCCGAGCCTATCCAGGCTATTGATAGAGAAGATGAGAAGCCTTGGTGGCGGATTTTCAATCGAACCCATTGGATGATTTTTGTCGTCGCATCGATGGCCTGGATGATCGATTGCATGGATCAGCAAATATTCAATCTGGCGCGCGATCCCGCAGTTGAGTTCTTGGTGAATAAAGAACTGACGAACATTTACGCACCCTATACAACCTCCGTATTTCTGGTTGGCTGGGCGATCGGCGGACTGATCCTCGGTTCATTGGGCGACCGTTATGGTCGGGCAAAAATGCTACTCGTGGCCATATTGATGTATGCGGTCTGTACAGGGTTGAGCGCATTTGCTAAAGGATTCTGGGATTTCAGCTTTTATCGCTTTATTACCGGCTTGGGCGTCGGAGGTGTTTTTGGTTTGGCGGTGGCGTTGGTGTCCGATTCGGTCCCTGATCGCTCGCGTGCTCCCGCTCTGGGGATGCTTCAATCCCTTTCGGCGCTGGGTAATATTTCTGCCGGATTGATCGGCATCGGTGTAGGCTTTTTGGCAATTCGTCAGGCGCTGCCAGCGAATCTCCAGGCCTGGCAGATATTGTTCCTGATTGGTGGAATTCCGGCATTGTTTCTGGCTCCGCTTCTTTTAAGGATCAACGAGCCTCAAAAATGGGTCGATGCGAAAAAAGAGGGGGAGCTGAAAGGAATCAAGTTCGGATCATATGCAAACCTGCTAGGACACCCGGTCTGGAGAAAACACGCCTGGTTGGGGCTCGTTGCCTGCGGCGCAGGCATTATTGGCTTGTGGGGGATTGGTAATTTCCATCCGCGCATTGTGCGTTCAATCGTGGATGCCCACCTTGCCGCGTCGAACTTGACGCCGGAGGCGATCGCCGCCGAGAAAACCTACTGGGGTTCTGTCGGCTTGTTCCTGCAGAATATCGGTGGTTTTCTGGGCATGCTGGTGCTGTCTAAATTGGCACGAGTCAAAGGACGCCGAATTGCGCTTGGATTGGCTCTGTTGTTGTCGTTTTTGACGACAGTCATGGTTTTCAGGTTCATGCGTGAAATCGACCAGATGTACTGGATGTTACCCGTCATGGGGTTTGGTCAGTATTCGGTGTTCGGCGTTTATGCCATTTATTTGCCCGAGCTTTTCCCCACCAGTCTGCGCGGCACTGGAACGAGTTTTTGTTATAACTTCGGTCGGCTATTGGCCGCGACGGCGCCTTTCACTATCGGCCAGGTGACACGCAGCCTGGGTGGCAATATCGAGGCTTTCAGGACAAGTGGAATTGCGGTGAGTTTCATTCTCCTGTTGGGAATCATAGTATTGCCATTTTTGCCGGAAACAAAAGGAAAGCCATTGCCAAAAGATTGA
- a CDS encoding Gfo/Idh/MocA family protein encodes MSNYPKLRFGVVGIDHRHIYDQVKSLLEIGSECAGYWTAGETYIEKGFVERFPDIPRIDDRQQLLEDPSIQLITCAAIPYQRADFAIEAMLHGKDFMVDKPGVTTLDQLERVKKVQRETGQIYSINFTEHFEVRAVTTATELVRSGAIGRVIQTVGLGSHRLNRATRPAWFFDPVQYGGILVDIASHQIEQFLHFTGSADAEIVSARYGNVGHPDDPGLQDFGEIALANEMAGGYIRVDWFTPDGLATWGDGRLTILGTEGYIELRKYIDIAGRPGKDHLFIVNQNETRYIDCSQARLPYYTDLKRDIFERTETAMTHRHCFKVCELALTAQAVAKSINRKDV; translated from the coding sequence ATGAGTAATTATCCGAAACTACGTTTCGGTGTGGTCGGTATTGATCATCGACATATTTACGATCAGGTAAAAAGTCTGCTGGAGATTGGCTCTGAATGTGCCGGGTATTGGACGGCAGGCGAAACCTATATCGAGAAAGGGTTCGTCGAACGATTTCCGGATATTCCGCGTATCGATGATCGCCAGCAATTGCTGGAAGACCCAAGTATTCAGCTGATAACCTGCGCGGCCATTCCATACCAGCGTGCTGATTTCGCCATTGAGGCGATGCTGCACGGTAAGGATTTCATGGTGGACAAGCCCGGTGTGACCACGCTCGACCAACTGGAGCGGGTTAAAAAAGTCCAGCGGGAAACGGGGCAAATCTATTCCATCAATTTTACCGAGCATTTCGAGGTGCGGGCCGTGACAACCGCGACCGAGCTCGTGCGCTCCGGCGCTATTGGACGCGTCATACAAACAGTGGGTCTGGGTTCTCATCGGCTTAATCGCGCCACGCGGCCTGCGTGGTTTTTTGATCCGGTTCAATATGGTGGCATCCTGGTTGATATCGCTTCGCACCAGATTGAACAATTTCTGCATTTTACGGGCAGCGCCGACGCGGAAATTGTTAGCGCCCGTTATGGGAATGTCGGCCATCCTGATGATCCCGGATTGCAGGATTTTGGCGAGATCGCGCTTGCCAATGAGATGGCGGGCGGCTACATACGGGTCGATTGGTTTACACCGGATGGTCTGGCGACCTGGGGGGATGGAAGATTAACCATTCTAGGTACCGAAGGTTATATAGAGCTGCGCAAATATATCGATATCGCAGGACGCCCCGGCAAGGATCACTTGTTCATCGTCAATCAAAACGAAACGCGTTACATCGACTGCTCGCAGGCTCGGCTGCCTTATTACACAGATCTAAAACGCGATATTTTCGAAAGAACCGAAACGGCAATGACGCATCGTCACTGCTTCAAAGTATGCGAGTTGGCCTTGACGGCTCAAGCCGTTGCAAAATCCATCAACAGGAAGGATGTCTGA
- a CDS encoding class I SAM-dependent methyltransferase: protein MRRLHLLEIEDEPWCPRAIRDGATDWLHFLANAHKGFNVISVKLREAMRRVGSDRIVDLCSGGGGPWQTLAPLLAQSGCVTVQLTDFYPNRAAHERVSAASTARVTYVSEPVDAMDVPSGFDGVRTMFNAFHHFRPHDARAILADAVAKRRAIVIVEGADHRLLGILFILLMPLMMLALTPLIRPFRWSRLGLTYVLPVIPLLCLFDGIVSMLRIYNPDELREMVASIPDEQSFEWDIGTQPVHGSPLGLTYLVGVPRGPAG, encoded by the coding sequence ATGCGACGCCTGCATCTGCTCGAAATCGAAGACGAGCCGTGGTGCCCCCGGGCCATCCGTGACGGCGCTACCGACTGGCTGCACTTTCTGGCCAATGCCCACAAGGGATTCAACGTCATCTCAGTCAAGCTGCGCGAGGCGATGCGACGGGTCGGCAGCGACCGGATCGTCGATCTCTGCTCGGGCGGCGGCGGCCCGTGGCAGACGCTTGCACCGTTGCTCGCGCAGTCCGGATGCGTGACGGTGCAGTTGACGGACTTCTATCCCAATCGCGCCGCGCACGAGCGGGTATCTGCCGCGTCGACCGCGCGCGTCACCTATGTGAGCGAACCGGTGGATGCGATGGATGTGCCGTCGGGATTCGACGGTGTGCGCACGATGTTCAACGCTTTCCACCATTTCCGGCCGCACGATGCGCGGGCGATCCTCGCCGATGCGGTGGCGAAGCGCCGTGCGATCGTCATCGTCGAGGGCGCCGACCATCGCCTGCTCGGAATCCTGTTCATTCTGCTGATGCCGCTGATGATGCTCGCGCTGACTCCGCTGATCCGGCCGTTTCGCTGGTCGCGACTCGGGCTCACTTATGTCCTCCCGGTGATCCCGCTGCTCTGTCTGTTCGACGGCATTGTTTCGATGCTGCGCATCTACAATCCCGACGAATTGCGCGAGATGGTCGCGAGTATCCCGGACGAACAAAGCTTCGAATGGGACATCGGCACGCAGCCGGTGCACGGATCGCCGCTCGGTCTCACTTACCTTGTCGGCGTTCCCCGGGGACCAGCGGGCTGA
- a CDS encoding Gfo/Idh/MocA family protein, translating into MRVGKNETLGFGLIGAGMIAGFHAKAIQAASRQYDIRLMGVWGKTQEQTAEFASKNEIPFYTTQLDELLERQDIHVVCIVTPSGAHLEPALKAIHAGKHVIIEKPLEITIERVDAMIEAAQMAGVKISAIFQARFASGAQAVKKALESDRFGRLCLCSAYVKWHRTEEYYSGWKGTLALDGGGAVMNQAIHALDLLHWFAGMPYEVYAWATRAVHKKIEAEDTACATFKFPNGALGVFEATTGAYPGWERRIEICGERGSVSIEDDRIVRWEFMDTQPEDEILRGQQEGKNSSSGAAAPDQISYHGHQKQIEEMVEAIRLGRPLSVDVKEARNTVALVCGIYQSAEEHLPIKVDAL; encoded by the coding sequence ATGCGCGTGGGTAAAAATGAAACGCTAGGATTCGGCTTGATTGGTGCGGGGATGATCGCTGGATTTCATGCTAAAGCCATTCAGGCAGCGAGCCGCCAATACGATATTCGCCTGATGGGGGTATGGGGGAAGACACAGGAGCAGACTGCCGAGTTCGCGTCAAAAAACGAAATACCGTTTTATACGACTCAGCTCGATGAATTGCTTGAAAGACAGGATATCCATGTCGTTTGCATCGTCACGCCAAGCGGCGCTCATTTGGAGCCTGCATTGAAGGCAATTCATGCCGGCAAACATGTGATTATCGAAAAACCACTTGAAATCACGATTGAGCGGGTGGATGCGATGATTGAAGCCGCGCAAATGGCCGGCGTGAAGATTTCGGCGATTTTTCAGGCGCGCTTTGCGTCTGGCGCGCAAGCTGTAAAAAAGGCACTGGAATCGGATCGTTTTGGTCGGCTATGTTTGTGCAGCGCCTATGTCAAGTGGCATCGCACCGAAGAATATTATTCCGGATGGAAAGGCACCCTGGCTTTGGATGGTGGCGGAGCGGTAATGAATCAGGCTATTCACGCCCTCGATTTATTGCATTGGTTTGCGGGCATGCCGTATGAAGTTTATGCGTGGGCAACGCGTGCGGTTCATAAAAAAATCGAAGCAGAAGATACGGCTTGTGCGACGTTCAAATTTCCCAATGGCGCGTTGGGCGTGTTCGAGGCAACAACCGGGGCCTACCCAGGCTGGGAGCGACGCATAGAAATCTGTGGCGAGCGCGGCTCGGTATCCATCGAGGATGATCGGATCGTGCGGTGGGAGTTTATGGATACCCAGCCTGAAGACGAAATATTGCGTGGTCAGCAGGAAGGGAAAAATTCCTCGTCCGGCGCAGCAGCGCCCGATCAGATCAGTTACCACGGCCACCAAAAGCAGATCGAGGAGATGGTGGAGGCTATTCGCTTGGGGCGGCCGCTAAGTGTAGACGTGAAGGAAGCGCGTAACACGGTCGCTTTGGTCTGTGGGATATACCAGTCAGCAGAAGAACATTTGCCGATCAAAGTTGACGCGCTTTGA